tatacgtaagtagtaaaaccttaaagtcacatcttaagtgcacaggaagccagtgcaggtgagccagtacaggcgtaatgtgatcaaactttcttgttcttgtcaaaagtctagcagccgcattttgtaccaactgtaatcttttaatgctagacatggggagacccgaaaataatacgttacagtagtcgagacaagacgtaacaaacgcatggataatgatctcagcgtctttagtggacaaaatggagcgaatttttgcgatattacggagatgaaagaaggccgttttagtaacgcttttaatgtgtcactcaacggagagagttgggtctaagataatacccagattctttaccgtgtcaccttgattaattgtttggttgtcaaatgttagagttgtattattaaatagaggtcggtgtctagcaggatcgataatcagcatttccgtttttttggcgttaagttgcaaaaaattagcggacatccattgtttaatttcattaagacacgcttccaactgactacagtccggcgtgttggtcagctttaggggcatgtagagttgggtgtcatcagcatagcagtgaaagctaataccgtatttgcgtatgacgtcagccagcggcagcatgtagatgctgaagagtacagggccaaggaccgaaccctggggaactccacacgttaccttaacatagtccgaggtcacactgttatgggagacgcactgcaccctgtcagtaagataagagttaaaccaagacagggctgagtctgacataccaattcgtgttttgatacgctctaataaaatattatgatcgacagtattgaaagcagcgctaagattgaggagcagcaacatagatgacgcatcagaatccatcgttagcaatagatcattagtcatttttgcgagggctgtctcagtagagtagttgggaaagggcatgttcaccactttgttacatcacattttcttttaacaacactcaataaacatttgggaactgtgaAAACTAATCTTTGaggctttgaaaatggaattctttcccattcttgttttatgtagagcttcagtcgttcaacaaaccggggtctccgttgtcgtattttacgcttcataatgcgccacacattttccctgggagacatgtctggactgcaggcgggccaggaaagtacccgcactcttttactacaaagtaacgctgttgtaacacgtggcttggcactgttttgctgaaataagcaggggcgtccatgataacgttgcttggatgacaaaatatgtggttccaaaacctgtatggaccattcagcattaatggtgccttcacagatgtgtaagttacccatgccttgggcactaatacacccccataccatcacagatgctggcttttgaactttgcgcctataacaatccggatggttattttcctcttagttccggaggacaccacgtccagagtttccaaatataatttgaaatgtggactcgtcagaccacagaacacttttccactttgcatcagtccatctacagtgtatatgtttcttttatttttttattcatagctatatgtagaagtggctggttgcatcagctccgttactttaatgtctttcatgtcctttgtgttctttgatgtttccctcttacacacatgtaagagggatgtgtactatggctatgagttgtttttttcccttggcctcagtctggaccccctctccagggcccaggcttagaccgaattttaaattttattttaatcttctattttgttctcccatcccccctgtcagccaatgtttgtctgatcttgaatggcatTGTGCTGAaagtttttattttcctgaaggaactctcctgacggaataaattaagtactatctaatctaatctcatctaatcttagatgagctcgggctcaccgaagccggcggcgttcctgtgtgtagttgataaatggctttggctttgcatagtagagttttaacttgcacttacagatgtagcgaccaactgaaagttactgacagtggttttctgaagtgttcctgagcacatgtggtaatatcctttacacactgatgtcggtttttgatgcagtaccgcctgagggttcaaaggtccgtaatatcatcgcttacgtgcagtgatttctccagattccctgaatcttttgatgattttacggcccATAGAtcgtaaaatccttaaattccctgcaatagctcgttgagaaatgttgttcagcccatcttagctgagctcgtttcaggatattgttgataaatgggtttggctttgcatagtagagttttaacttgcatttacagatgtagggaccaactgtagttactgacagtggtttcatgaagtgttcctgagcccatgtggtgatatcctttacacactgtgttgtctttgtagcatattcaactgaatatgggttgaaaaggatttgcaactcattgtattctgtttatatttacatctaacacaatttcccaactcatatggaaatggggtttgtacaaattgcatcattatgcaatatgaacataaatatatatatatatatatatatatatatatatatatatatatatatatatatatatatatatatatatatatatatatatatatatatttgtatgtgtgtatatatatatatatatatatgtgtgtatgccatCTAATCTAATTGGCCTCGTGTGCTGATAAGACAATAAAGTTCCTtgaaaatattgtaaatatatctTTTAGCCTTAGGAATTCATCATTTTCTACAGAACACCATTTATTCGCTGCTCTGTTTACCTGCAAAGTCATGTTTACATGGTTTCCATTCTTTATTAAAGAACTGGATTTTTGCATTACCTTATTTAAAATGAGGTTCAAATGTTTTTGGGAAACCaccaagtataaaaaaaaatggtgtaagtTATGGAGTGCAATGTTTTCCTGGGGTTCAAACTTGGAATTCCCACGAATGAGTTCTCCACAAAGTGTTACGCAACTGCCAAAAATGCTCCAGTTGACACATGAAAATAAATCATTCCCATAATTAACAAGGGGAAGCTCTCCCGCAACTAAAGTCCCCACACTCCTGGTCTGAACATCCCACATTGAGCTCCCCATTgagctaaatttaaaaaaataataataaaaaaacaaaaaactggcagctgaggtgccaattttttttatttacagtaaaaaatcaaatgtcaattttaaaattctggcaactgagcagcCTTTTTTAATAATAACAGCAGTACTGTTTCTCCATTTactgtaatatacactacattttgaggcgAAATTTTTGCAACttagcatgatttttttttttatttttttattttagctttTAAAACATCTACTAAAAGGCATAAAAAATGTGTTATAAAACAAACAGACAGCTCAGGAGCCAAAATTGTactgtacattttttaaatatatatttacagttaaaagagtacattttacagtaaaattctggcaactgagctgccttttttttttaaaaccataaaaacaacagtacagattttccatttacagtaatatacactacattttgaggtgaaactATTGCAacttatcatattttttttacattttagcttttaaaaaaatggactaataaaaggcataaaaaatgtgtaattaaaaaaaacagtcagctcaggtgccaaaattgtactgtattttttttattttacagtaaaaaaaaaaagagtacattttacagcaaaattctggcaactgagctgccttttttttttttaccataaaaacagcagttctgtttttccatttacagtaatatacacttcattttgaggtgaaattattgcaacttaccatattttttttacattttagcttttaaaaaaattgactaataaaaggcataaaaaatgtttaattaaaaaaacagtcagctcaggtgccaaaattgtactgtattatttttatttacagtaaaaaaaaaaaaaaaagagtacattttacagtaaaattctggcaactgagctcctttttttttaaccataaaaacagcagtactgtttttccatttacagtaatatacactacattttgaggtgaaattattgcaacttaccatattttttttacattttagcttttaaaaaaatggactaaaaaaaggcataaaaaatttatagttaaaaaaacagtcagctcaggtgccaaaattgtactgtattatttctatttacagtaaaaaaaaaaaataaataaataaaaaaaaaagagtacattttacagtaaaattctggcaactgagctgcctttttttcaaaccataaaaacagcagtacagtttttccttttacagtaaaatacaatACATTTTGAGGTGAGATTATAGCAACttcccatattttttttacattttagcttttaaaaaaattgactaataaaaggcataaaaaatgtgtaattaaaaaaaacagtcagctcaggtgccaaaattgtactgtattatttttatttacataaaaaaaaaagtaaattttacagtaaaattctggcatttaagcgcctctatttttttttaccataaaaacagcagttctgtttttccatttacagtaatatacactacattttgaggtgaaattattgtaatttaccatatattttttttacattttagtttaaaaaaatgtactaaaaaaaatggtgtaataataatattgactGTTATaatcggccctctggggccaaacagaACTGCcacgtggccctcagtgaaaaccactttgTACTGTGTAAACTGCATAAAATAATGTCGCAATATTTTCCCCTCCTCGTCCCGGAGCAGCTTGTTTCACACTTTGTTGGAAGTGAAAGTGATAGATCTCTCAGCAAGATGATAACAGGAGCTCTCTTGTGTTTCGGAAGTTACGACCTTTCTAGATTGCAGCTATATTTACGTCCATCATTGGATTAAGCCATTTTATTTATATCACTGAGGGATATTGGCGATAACAAAAAGTGACAAAAGCAACACGTGGGCTACCTGGAAAAAAGTGAAACTGGCATTTGAGCGGTTTTGGATGTACAGTAAATCCTTCTTCATGACACACACCTGTGTTTGATGAAGAGTTGGCGCCCTCACTCACATCTCACATAGCTTCAAGATTCTCAAAAAGCCGCACCTTTTTCCCTGCGTTTCAGCCAAGAATCTCTAAACCGGGGGCCTGGAAATAAAGAGTGAAAGGTTAAATGTTGACTAAGTCGTGCAAATGATCCACAAGACTTTATCATGCCGCACAGAATGTGAAATTGCACACTTCCCCGCAGCGTAGGAGATAGGAGGTAGGGGAATGTTTATAATAAATCTTCAAATAGGGATGAGAAGTGTTGAATCACTTCCGTGAAACTAAGAGAAATACAGTCTGACAATTCCTTGTGGAATTTATGAGCTAATTCAATACCTAAATATGTTAAAAGTACACCAATCTTCACCAAAATATAAAGACAATTCACTATAGAtaacaccaggggtcaccaacacggtgcccgcgggcaccaggtcgcccgtaaggaccagatgagtcgtccgctggcctgttctaaaaatagctcaaatagcagcacttaccagtgagctgcctctatttttttaaattgtatttatttactagcaagctggtctcgctttgctcgaaatttttaattctaagagagacaaaactcaaagagaatttgaaaatccaagaaaatttttaaagacttggtcttcacttgtttaaataaattaatttattttttttaactttgcttcttataactttcagaaagacaattttagagaaaaaaatacaaccttaaaaatgattttaggatttttaaacatatacctttttaccttttaaattccttcctcttctttcctgacaatttaaatcagcgttcaagtaaatttattttctttatcgtaaagaataataaatacattttaatttaattcttcattttagtttctgttttttcgacgaagaatatttgtgaaatatttcttcaaatttattatgattaaaataaaaaaaaatattccggcaaatctagaaaatctttagaatcaaatttaaatcttatttcaaagtctttcgaatttcttttcaaatttttgttctggaaaatctagaaaaaataatgatttttctttgttagaaatataggttggtccaatttgttatatattctaacaaatattttaacctatttaaaacatgtcatcaaaattctaaaattaatcttaatcaggaaaaattactaatgatgttccataaattatttttttaatcttttcaaaaagattagaactagctagtttttctcttccttttttcggttgaattttgaatttcaaagagtcgaaattgaagataaactatgtttcaaaattttattttaatttttttcctgttttctcctcttttaaaccgttcaattaagtgatttttcatcatttattctctacaaaaaaaccttccgtaaaaggaaaaaaaatgtacaacggaatgacaagacagaaatacccttttattatatatatatatatatatatatatatatatatatatatatatatatatatatatatatatatatatttttttttattttttttatttttatttatttatttattttttttaaaggtaaatttagcaaattggctatttctggcaatttatttaagcgtgtatcaaactggtagccctttgcattaatcagctcttggtttcaaaaaggttgctgacgcCTGGATAACACTAACATTACCTTTGAGCTGTGAACGAGaattaaaaagacacaaaaaacaaCTACATTTCCCAAAATCCTCTGCTGTGTTACGTCATTGCAATCCAACCAATCACAGGCTCTGGAGGGCTTCTCGAAGCTCACACCACGGAAGTGCGGAAAAACTAAATCCAAATCGCGGTTACGGACTTGTTTGTTGGAGTTGTGGAGTTAACAAAGTGTCGCCAAACCTTTTGGGATTTTTACAAGAGAAAATCACCTCTTTTCTCCATGCGTCGTCGGTGATTTTTCTCATGGCGGTCACACCGAAGAATGTCGAATTCAAGTCCGAGTATAGTTCACAGTGCGTGTCGGAGAGCAGCCCTCATGACCCCGCGGAGACGGTAAATGTAAACAGTTTTGGTGTAAACAGCACATAAAAAGCTAAAATTTCTCGTCTATTTGTCAATTTAACAGTGTTTTAAATAGTGTGCCTGTGTGACCCGCCTGGTCCTGGCCAGTGTTGGCGACTCTTCAGTAAGGAGAGTAGCTATTGGCTGGCCTTAAAGTCGCCGGGTGACGTCATAGCATAATTTGCATAATTGCTTCCTATGGATGCTGTAGAATAGAATATTattgaatagaaagtactttattgatgatccctgggggaaattccgcaccacagttcactcacgatagacaataaacacttgggtatttttttaacatttgaataatataaatacagtctattatactgcataattcacatgtgaataacataaaatcATTCTATTATAcaacgttattcacatgtgaataatatgaatacagcctattacacagcattattcacatgtgaataatataaatacagcatattatacagcattattcacatgtgaataatataaatacagcatatacagcattatttacatgtgaataatataaatacagcctattatacagcattattcacatgtgaacaatataaatacagtctattatacagcattattcacatgtgaatagcataaatacagtctattatacagcattattcacatctgaataatataaacacattctattatacagcattattcacatgtgaataatataaatacagtttattatgcagcattattcacatctgaataatataaatacagtctattatacagcattattcacatgtgaatatgaATACAgcatattatacagcattattcacatgtgaataacataaatacagtctaatatacgtcattattcacatgtgaataatatgaatacagcctattatacagcattattcacatgtgaacaatataaatgctgtctattattcacatctgaataatataaatacagtctattatagagcattattcacatgtgaataacataaatgcagtcgaTTATAAaacagtattcacatgtgaataacataaatacagtctattatacagcattatacacgtatgtgaataacataaatacagtctattataaaacaatttaatcacatgtgaataacataaatacagtctattataaaacaatttaatcacatgtgaataacataaatacagcccattatacagcattattcacatgtgaataacataaatacagtctagctGGTACTATTGCACAAATAGTTAGCAAAAACGGATGTATTTACGCATGCAAAATTGGACCACAAAGCTTACATTAGTGTATCTAGGTATGAAATATTGcacaataatacaaatacataaattTTAGAATGGAAATAGTAATCCACAGATATTTATTGGCACTAATGTCAAGTATTTCTAGCTTTCTTATACTGTATACGTGATGTATCACCTAGAAGCCATCACATACTAAAGCCCAAACAAAGCTTACTTCTCGCAAAAATGAGcaaaaaacaagtaaacaaacaaagactcctaattagtctgctgacgtatgaagtaacataatgtgtcatttatacacctattattttgtgcacattatgagggacaaactgtataaaatggattattaatctacttgttcatttactgttaatacctgcttattttcctttttaacatgttctatctacacttctgttaaaatgtaataatcacttatttttctctttgatACTTCacaatagttttggatgataccacacattcgggtatcgatccgataccaagtagttacaggatcatacaataaaatataatacctaataataaaccaataataatatggttaagaaatactgatgtaaagggtaggtgtcgcgctgttttatgttctaacatgttctatctacacttctgttaaaatgcataatcacttattcttctcttctttgatactttacattagttttgaatgataccacacatttacgtatcgattcgataccaagtagttacatgatcatacattggtcatattcaaagtcttcgtGTGTCCAGTGACGTGTTTCCTGACTATAAAcatatgatttttaaaaaaacaataaagaaggattttgtgatgctaaaaaaatatcaatgtaatcatagggacggcgtggcgcagtgggagagtggccgtgcgcaacccgagcgtccctggttcaattcccacctagcaccaacctcgtcacgtccgttgtgtcctgagcaagacacttcacccttgctcctgatgggtgctggttggcgccttgcatggcagctccctccatcagtgtgtgaatgtgtgtgtgaatgggtaaatgtggaagtagtgtcaaagcgctttgagtaccttgaaggtagaaaagcgctatacaagtacaacccatttatttatcatttatagtagtatcgactcgatacgcaCCTGTATTTGGTATCGttgcagtggatgtcaggtgtagatccacccatggctattgtatcctcctacggtgtgtagtgaagcatgtttagctattcctcgtcctccagtgtaagaaacttactttctttgtcgccatggaggccaggattagtgatttagaagtagctaaaacactgcagatgtacgttagccgctagctagctagccatgtcttaaagcatttcttcctgagggtgtttcagtgttataaattCACCCTTATCTTTATTTtgtacaccaaaatgcgtccgttctccctgttctgtctacacactgtgtctgcttgtaagtactctgtgtgtgtgcgctgccgaacatgctcctctgctcgtaaaaccagcaatgtcaagaCGTGACGtcttttccatttaaaaaaataggggGGGGGTTCTGTagtttttagaggtggtatagtaccgaatgatTAAatggtatcgcagtactatactagtaccggtatacagtacaaccctagtTGGACCTAACGAATGTAAACAATGATATGGATGCGCGAAGCTTATCTGAATCTTGTTGCTTTTGTGGACTCTGCAGCCGCAGCAGAAGCTCAGCGCCTCCCTCAAGGAGCGTCTGAAGAGGTCACGGCGCTCCTTCGCCTCGCCCTTCCGCGCCGCCAAGCGCCTTTGTGTGGACGAGGAAGACGGCCAAGCGCTCGCAACAGATTCCCAGACGACGTACAACAACACAAACGCTCCACTGGTCAGCTCGCCCGCTGACGTCACGGCGCAGGAAGCCAGACCGAGGAGCGAAAGGTTCTCCGGGACGAGTCCTGGACCCGCTGGCGGTCACTCCGAAGACTTGGCACGACGCAGGGAGCGACTCAGCCGGGAGGTGAAGGACAAGACGGAGACGTTGCGTCGACTTAAGATGGTGAAGATGTACAGAAGCAAGGTGGGTTATCTCTAGGGTTGCAAAAATTCTCGGAATATTCAAAGtcggaaactttccatgggaataaacattgaatatgTTAGATCTTGCAACATGATTAtgagctaaaacaacctgatttaatgcaaattcagtagaatttcaacccttcaCTGTGCATTCCTCAATCACATGCACTGATAATTGCCAGCATAATACACACTACAGCAGGACTATTGAGGctacactagtatttgagcccaaggacttcatccagtcagatAAGCGTTGATATTACTGGGCTAAATATATTTAATCTTTGCTATTTACGTTTAATTGCTTGTTACTAGGGGtataacggtacatgtatttgtattgaaccgtttcggtacgggggtttaggTTCGGTGCGGAGGGGTACCGAATGAGTtttcacacgaacatatgaagtagccgcctaagctaaagtcttaacaagctgctctgctttctgcctctgtatCCTACAcatcacccagcattgtcccacccacacaaccatctgattggctacaaccatagcggtaacagccaatcagcagtgcgtattcagagcgcatgtagtcagcgcttcggcgtcgagcagataggtgttaagcaggtgagcataaggcagcgtactctccccaaatgataataaacacctagtcaactactagtaacatcactatgagcctgttgacgttctagaaacaaactgcagctcagctcactcgcagtcctggcttgaggtgaaggctaagtaacgttagctcattgtgtggtgtgtgtgtgtgtgtgttacggacagtgttgtttgagctgtgttgaagcagcaaaaatggacattatgttaaatcaagagtttctgtctctgatagtgtatataatagtgtaagtgcatcattaagcctacatgaactccatggtgttcagggatgaatagtctctcctattgttattctactattttttcagctatagttacatgaatcatgagtaatgtagcagcctagttttgaatggcagggtccctgctatcacatgttgataaaaatataacattcaccgtatttttcggactgtaagtcgcagtcatctccacagtccagcggggggtgagacccggccaaaccaaaaaaattatgaaaaacgttttattttttatttttttataggtTTGGCCAAGTCtacaaaaaaaacgcgacttattgtccgaaaaatacggtacataataaaaatcaactacaggctttctAAATGCTGTAATATATTAAGCATGAtgatgtagaagaaaagttttgtcattttatttaatccaagcaacaagttgaggcagtttaatgtgaatTAACGTGGgcggaattattatagtgttcccaatgttaaaaggataaagccattgtttacaaatttggtaaataaataaccaaaaaatgtatattttgttgttttcttactgtaccgaaaatgaaccgaaccgtgaccgctaaaccgaggtacgtaccgaaccaaaatttttgtgtagcgttacacccctacttgttactgtatgactgtagactactccagtTGACTAGATGTTCCTCTACTTGTTCaatgattttggggccaatatctgTAGCTCGCTATttttatgtaccaccacagtctcataatgacCCCGAAAATATTTcaccgttagccgtgatgctaattttctctatgttaaatccccttcatttatgctaacaacgttagcgatcTGAATTTACAAGCTTTACAAGCTTCTCATCTTATTCTACAGACTAAGACGGacagtgtccaactttgaataatccaaaaatggtcaaaatttccaaccttcccgagcttaacttcccgtggtaaatttccggaaactttccATCCCTTTGCAACCCTGATTATGTCGTATGGCCGCTTTTGAACGCAGCTGATTACTTCTTTATCGCTCCCAAGAACGACCTGGGCCAGCTCCAGACCTTGGTGGACAAGTGGCGGAGCTGTGCCCAGGAGGCTCTGTATCAGCTGCAGTCCCAGGTCCCGGTGGACG
This sequence is a window from Nerophis ophidion isolate RoL-2023_Sa linkage group LG09, RoL_Noph_v1.0, whole genome shotgun sequence. Protein-coding genes within it:
- the sfr1 gene encoding swi5-dependent recombination DNA repair protein 1 homolog; the encoded protein is MAVTPKNVEFKSEYSSQCVSESSPHDPAETPQQKLSASLKERLKRSRRSFASPFRAAKRLCVDEEDGQALATDSQTTYNNTNAPLVSSPADVTAQEARPRSERFSGTSPGPAGGHSEDLARRRERLSREVKDKTETLRRLKMVKMYRSKNDLGQLQTLVDKWRSCAQEALYQLQSQVPVDGRKASLSELIDLFGLDENILHFDRTEDDFLNMSSKRSH